The genomic window GTCATTACATTGTATGACTTCActtaaaaagtttaataaatcACTAAAATATTAACACATTATCAATGTCATTACATTTTATAACTACACTACACATATTGTCAATGTAATACATTGTATAACTACAAAATGTACATTACACACTTTATTAATGTCATTACATTGTATAACTATTCTAAACACATTGTCACTGCCAAACAAGCATCATTATAAATGTGATAGTTTTATGTTTATACAGGGCACAGCTCCTATGTTGATGATTATGATAGTTTTATGTTTATACAGGGCACAGCTCCTATGTTGATGATTATGATTTATGGACAAGTCTACAAAAACAAGATCTTTGGTCATGGTGTAAGTATATATGTACATTCATGTCACACTATTTCTAAATGAagcattttgtgtgtgtaaatttAACATgtcaataacatacattttatttttgtaacagAGTAAGAATTATTCAACAGTATGACATGTTTGACACGGAAATGAAGTTCATATAATGGGAAAATTCAAGTATTACTGTCGGAGCATTATCAAATGATTATGTTGCTACAAGTGGATATTTATTAAACTGGCTGGATAAATAAGTGTCACAATGATGAAATATTGAAACAGATATTAATGAGAGATATTTTACACACATAATGAATGATCCTTATATCGTGTAATCTGCATCAGTTGACATGGTTGAAATGATATTTCAACAGAAAATAACAATATTGTAAAGTGAAATGACAAAAATGCATGTGTTTTATctaatcaaaaaagaaaattgtgGAATAAAACAACCTATTTAGGCTTACAAACCCATTCATTACATTCTTTATTATACGGTTTGCCTgatattttctgtaaaaacaagttatttatatgtctttattttgatgaaataatacagattttaaagccataagaaacctcaaattaaaaaaaaatgcattgttttatataactaaatggatagttttcattatacaactgatgtacatatacttttttctgaggaaaattctttaatttgtccacatttagaagaagtttacttatttttaattgcttccttccaggaagcaattcgccgacatattttccatatgcatAGTGatctgagcgtaaccctcctcgtaaaaatctgttgatcgcaatacgcattgatctgtcattaaaataaacaattctcTGATTGTActtgttaaacacgtgctcaatacccatgttttttttatttgtttactataaggtgacaatctgtaaactttggcttcaaaacacagcatttaatgagcagccatatttgttaaattataacagacagagagaaaaaattgATGATTATACGTTatttttgcgtaaaaaatgagaaaatcatgCACAGAGGACTAAAATTatgatacattgtatatacatgcattggtaaaagaattgaataaacatttttttttcaccacttactcgtttcatatgactttaaatctgttgtaatatttatatttctgGAAATTATGTTTTTTAAGAGAATTTGAAGGGATAAAGGTTGAgaataaacttttttatttcagaatatttTGGATattgggtaatttcattgttaaTTGTGTAGGTTATTATTAAAAGTAAGAAGATTAACACATGGTTTGGTTGccaatataatatttataatgagacaactcctCCTAGTAGACCTAATGATACATTTATAGGTCAACGTAAACCTTCAGCAATTTGTTACTGTTTATTGAATACTATTTTTGTATTTGCCCCTTTCAATTTCCACAAAATGGTCACTTACCTTTAATTTAGTAAATCTTTTCCTTGTTATTAAgttattttctttaaagtttcatatttctttttatattaggccaattaaaattaattgatagattttcatccccgcccgcccctctgaaatcgccccgccctgaatttttttattttataaaatttacgatttccggattttgttcattcccgttaccggtaaccgttaaaatttcgtttcattcaatgcttcctgtttcaaatttcggttttgtaccTCGAGTAAATCTAACCAAAATGATTATGTCTACCTTtccgctgctctatgatgacaacatcatcttccgagagtaaagattgataacgagaatgaCATGAAACATTGGTGTTACGAGAAAAACGCTGTTTCCAAGACtgcaaatcgcggtatgtcacaaatttctgtgattagaaaactgcggacttttttatttatgcaatgactttgtctcaggaaatttaaactgtaaatgataCTCAAAGCACAAGATTCGTGGAaaccattgatacagaaaacatgactgaattatagatattgaaacacaagcacgaacttgtcagatttatgaccgtttattgaatttaaaaagtcgactaacatacgcattttatttatgcaagccctttgattttacccatggctgtctttttattttgacaaacagCAAATATCCCAATACAGCCAAAAAGactcattaaacaacaacttttttttaattattaggttCATGTTCTACATGATAACtatattttcatcttgcatataaagtaccaaccctattattttcaacactctctgagctttcattttattctgtactcataataattgtgttgcataccaatgcatttgcttcattttatggtaatacaaaccattgtttagaaacccaaatacattttgtgtaggtagtctaactgaagagagtatttctcacacgtttttgttgtttaaaagtttttaaagccgcagttagatatatttatttaaggatttgaaatattatgtaagattcctcatacttgtgtatacatgatataagcttattattacacttgcatatacgAAGAACTAGTCAcaaaagggtttcatatgaaataaaatttaaaaaataaaattctcccacccgccccattattttcaaaaatttggatgaaaatctactaattaattttagttggccttaacTATCtttaaagtttcatattttattttatatttactatatgatgtatatagATAAAGGATTTATTATTTTCTGCTAAGTAAGACTCATACtgcttagtcagctataaaaggatgTATAAATTTGTATGATTTTGAAAACTTTCTCAGAATGCTACAGATTCTGAATGGCAAATTGCAAAACATACCCAGATACCAGTAATAACTTTATAAAAATCAGctaattatatttgtttatacatgtatgccTTATCTTATTTTCAGAACTTGTGGTTTTTCCTGCCATTTTTTATCAGTATTTGGATCTATAACGTTTACCAGATGCACACCCCACCACCAGCTGTTGGACGTAGAGAACAGAAGGGCTTTGTCAGTATCCTGTTAAGAGTGTATTTTCTGGTTTTATTTGTAGAAGGTCTACAAGGTCTGGCATTCCCAAACTCAGTCATGTTTTTTATGGTATGtgactttatataataatttactATTTTCTACAGAACTTCTTGTTTTTTCTTTACAAACTTATGGTCATATCAACTTGTAACCATCATTCTTGgtttacttttgaaaaataatgattgGGTTATCTTTCTTAGCTCAAAATTAATCTACAAAGTAAACAATCCCATGCTGTTCTCCTTTATAGAGGAATAGACATAGATGCAGTATGGCTTTATTCTAAATTGAAAAGAAagaatgaagaagaaaaaatgctGCACAATATTTTAAGTAAATTGTATAATTTACTAGTACAACTGAATATATTCTCTCTATATTACCATGTATTATATTTCTTCTGAAAATCATGTTTGATATTTACAACATTTGACTGTttgaggcttaaattaaaatactgtttgtttgccctttaccgaccgaccctataagtTTGTTCtgactgaaaatcttttatttgtatttaccagcaatattttatttttaattttttttttcgttcctaccgaaaatcttaaatttgtatttccaactcaaaactttttttaccggaatcctagAGTTTTATCTTCCCTGTATAAGGTTAAGTCCGTTTGgtatgaacacttgcatttagagAATCAAAGCATTTgattgaaatcgatgttgaaagtttttgaaatcatgatatgacgaACGTTGCCCTGTGTCTTTATACTTCGTTCGttcaatacaaaattatcaacgtgtgtacaaaatattttcttaacaGATGTTGTACCtatatgtagggatggcctttggtGATTCTTAGATCAGGATAATTACGATAACGCTGCCTTCGACAagctttgacattttgtttatatctgacatgaaccaatgTCCTGTAAATTGGCAGTAAAATTGTCAAGTTTTCCTAACAGACCATTTATAAAGCGATGTCAAATACGTGACAATTTGTCTTTAGTCTTTTTCACAACAGTATAAGTTTCAAGTCTTTCAGATTTTTATTGATAACACCTGGACAcacgaaaatttaaacactcaGTCTCTAGGGTTGCATGATGATGATGGTGGGAAATGCACTGCCGGCCAGTGGCTTTATAATCTAgtcaaatattctttttatttcacaGATATCATCTCTGATAATTTtagttcaaattttgataaaactggTAGAATGTCGGAATAAAACATGCTATACATGTAGGTTGCACAttgtacagctgtttcacaaaccataCTAGGGAGATATATGATATTATTTAACCTTTCAGTAGAGATAAGCCTACAAGGTACATGTGCTTAGTACATGTTATTTGTGCAAGTTAAAACTCttaaaagttccaggcatataaacattgaaaatatgccgcacagccctataatttgatatttgcaaaatagtagtgcatacaatgtatgaacatgatgaattaaCTACTTGCACATTCTACATGGTAATATCCCAGTATCTTTAAAAGTAGTAAAGATCAGTAAAATCATACTTAATAAAAGcaaatacagacaaaaatgatatcatgcagattttgtatctataaaataaaatattatacctatctgcctaccctgtttcaaaaaatagggtcgtaaaagggcaaacaaacaatattttaatttaggcctgatGACTATTTTTCtttaagaaaataatatatatacactgtatatataaaaaaaaaattctctcgcatatatgtgcattgtaaATCTATCGAAACACacatatgttatatatatttatatatatataaatgtctaagaatataacttaaacacgctaattaatacattaaaaagttctattagattttaaatagaaatacacaatatttcgctaaacaaattagcttcatcaggcatgtgcatctctcaaggtgaaatcggatgcatgacaaaaaaatatttttgtagctttatctatacaagatttgaggaaaattgtaacatatttattgatgttgcatcaaatatgtttgtagctacaactacataaagttggaataaaaacacatttatagatgttcgattaattgtatgaatttctataaattaatttgtatgatttcaagataattatggttttgatttgcttttaaatcttttttcgtctctctcatcgAATCCATCAGGTTCAAGtgttcgtaactggtgcatccaaaatatCTCTCTCTTTTGTCTTCCTTaatgtgtatcccaattttggtttttatgccccacttacgatagtagaggggcattatgttttctggtctgtgtgtccgtatgttcgttcgttcgtctgtccagtttcaagttaaagtttttggtcgaggaagtttttgttgaagttgaagtccaatcaacctgaaacttagtatatatgttccttttGATATGAATTTTCTAATTTtgatgtcaaattagagttctgacaccaatttcatggtccactgaacatagaaaatgatagtgcaagtggggcatctgtgtactggggacacattcttgttttcaacgATTAGAAATGTGACGTTatcaaaatcatgtcctgctcttaaaaggtgtcttgtaattgtagtttctttcttttgtataaaatgaccgatggttatttagtcaGATATTAAATAGTGTTTCTGTTTCACCAGCatattgtaatttgcaagttccacatgttagaacataaatgcaattttggattttgcaatttgatgttataaatatattgtactttttctttgtgactgtgctgaCGAATTAGGTTTCGATGTTGGCCActttgcagcacttacaattgccccttccgCATAGTTTATAACCTCTGATTGTTGATATCTCCTGTTTAGATACTTTAGATgttactagaatatctttgaagtttttgggtctgcggtaagccataacgggaggtgatggaaaaatctcttttaaggaaggatcattttcaataagacgccagtgtttGTAGACAATGGATGAAAGATTTGTCAGGTCAAAATGGAAGCTAACAACAAACAGGATTTTATTTGTCTGGgccgtcttttctttgtattcaagtagGTTTGTTTACCAAaagcttctgaaatatttttgttcttatctTGTAACCTCTTGATTTAAGTTGCTGTCTGAGTTGCCCAAAACGATGGTTTATTTTGATTTCGATGAACAAATCCGTTTTAACCTGATGGCTTGGCTGTACAGAATGCTCCGGGAGCAGTGTTTTGGGTGACAACTTTTCAGAGAGAGAaattggtgtttatcagtttttggtgtatatatacatgatatataaagacTTTACAGTCAAATGTTTATAACCTAATAAATCTAAATATTCAAGGGGGAGAATGTAACTATTTAAGATTTAACGTCAAATATAAACCATTGGAATGGtatcaaattaaaagttaaattgaATATAGAATTATTATATGAAGATGGCTTGCACTCAGCTATTGATAAAATGacatttgcattttaaaaaacCCAAAAGCATTATTTTCTAcagaaaaatgttatttaaaaacataatatttatattttatctttgATTTCAGAATACTACACCACAGTTCATACATCAGCACTTTGTTCGTGTGTTGTGTGCATCTGATTTCTCCGCCATATTTCTTATCTGGTATGCACCAAGTTTTCTACGGGATGATGACAGGAAGGCTCTCTTCATCTCCCATCTGGCAGTAAGTTCATTGAAGTTATagagatatatacaaaaattaaaagaGTAATTGTATAAAGTTGTGCATGTATTTCTCGCAGGACTTATTTAATCTCACTTTAATGAATCattgataatatataaattattaaaaagaagatgtaggattgccaatgagacaattctttacaagagaccaaatgacacaaaaattaataactaaaggtcaccatactgccttcaacaatcagcaaaagcccataccacatagtctgcAATAACAGTTTTTCTTGTACACGTAAAAAATTGTGTAAGAATTTGATTTCCCAAGAGTAATCACACATTGAATCATAGTCAGTAGCAGAAACATTTCACCATGTGCACCCTTCATAAGCAGGCAATTATGTTGCCCATATGCATTGATAATACTGACATCTGTTCTAGTTTCAGCCTAGAAATTTATCTTACCCATTGCATGAAATGAAAAGGGACATCTTTACATGGATACAAGTTTTAAGATGGCACTTAACCAAACTGTAATGGCTTACTTAACAAACGAGAACCAGTTCTGTTTTCAGACCTCAGGTCTTGTAGTTATTAGCCTCCTGGTTGTATAGAACCAGTTCTGTTTTCAGACCTCAGGTCCTGTAGTTATTAGCCTCCTGGTTGTATAGAACCAGTTCTGTTTTCAGACCTCAGGTCCTGTAGTTATTAGCCTCCTGGTTGTATAGAACCAGTTCTGTTTTCAGACCTCAGGTCCTGTAGTTATTAGCCTCCTGGTTGTATAGAACCAGTTCTGTTTTCAGACCTCAGGTCTTGTAGTTATTAGCCTCCTGGTTGTATAGAACCAGTTCTGTTTTCAGACCTCAGGTCTTGTAGTTATTAGCCTCCTGGTTGTATAGAGAACCAGTTCTGTTTTCAGACCTCAGGTCTTGTAGTTATTAGCCTCCTGGTTGTATAGAACCAGTTCTGTTTTCAGACCTCAGGTCCTGTAGTTATTAGCCTCCTGGTTGTATAGAACCAGTTCTGTTTTCAGACCTCAGGTCCTGTAGTTATTAGCCTCCTGGTTGTATAGAACCAGTTCTGTTTTCAGACCTCAGGTCCTGTAGTTATTAGCCTCCTGGTTGTATAGAACCAGTTCTGTTTTCAGACCTCAGGTCTTGTAGTTATTAGCCTCCTGGTTGTATAGAACCAGTTCTGTTTTCAGACCTCAGGTCCTGTAGTTATTTGCCTCCTGGTTGTATAGAACCAGTTCTGTTTTCAGACCTCAGGTCTTGTAGTTATTAGCCTCCTGGTTGTATAGAACCAGTTCTGTTTTCAGACCTCAGGTCTTGTAGTTATTAGCCTCCTGGTTGTATAGAGAACCAGTTCTGTTTTCAGACCTCAGGTCTTGTAGTTATTAGCCTCCTGGTTGTATAGAACCAGTTCTGTTTTCAGACCTCAGGTCCTGTAGTTATTAGCCTCCTGGTTGTATAGAACCAGTTCTGTTTTCAGACCTCAGGTCCTGTAGTTATTAGCCTCCTGGTTGTATAGAACCAGTTCTGTTTTCAGACCTCAGGTCCTGTAGTTATTAGCCTCCTGGTTGTATAGAACCAGTTCTGTTTTCAGACCTCAGGTCTTGTAGTTATTAGCCTCCTGGTTGTATAGAACCAGTTCTGTTTTCAGACCTCAGGTCCTGTAGTTATTTGCCTCCTGGTTGTATAGAACCAGTTCTGTTTTCAGACCTCAGGTCTTGTAGTTATTAGCCTCCTGGttgtatattttgttgaaatAGCTGTAAATGTACGTTATTAGTTTGTTTTCAGTTATCCAACTACTGCAACTACTTTTTTGTAGCAATGGACTTGGTCTGATCATACgaaatgaatatttgaaaactgcatcttttatGTCTTGTTATTACATACAATATAAGTCTTTATAGTATTGCTCAATAGTTTCAGAAAACATTTGTCCTCATTTTAAGACATAGTACTTTTGTAAGTTGAGTAATGTTTTTCTAGCATACAACTTTTTTCTTTTAGGCAGCAGGACTTGGAATCCTCAGTCTCCTGGCTGCCTGCTTTGTTGACCATGCTATAGAGGTATCACAGATGTACTGGATCCATCTGTTCATGACTCCTGTCCTCATACCAGCTATTGGACTGGGTCTGATTCTACAGAATGAACGTTCAAAGAATGCAGTGTTTACTACACCTTCTCATTACTACATGAGATCTAGTCAGGTTAAGAAAGAGTAGTGTTGAATTCACATTCATGACATTAAGAAAACAACTTTTCTTTTCACATGTTTAATAGTTTTCATATATGTTTTGGTAGAATGAAACTTGCATGGTATGAAAATAAACTTCATGgagaatatattttttagatacataactggttattaactttttatatgaaaataggAATGAAGGACAGGTTTATATTAGTAGATGAAGcataataatatttgttattaaaattaactaatgttgacaatatatatataattagtattCACAAGACAGTTGGATTGCCTAAGTTGTTCATGTTAAAATAGGGAGATGTGATATATGATAACCAAGTTGACCAATATCCATTAAAGACTGCAGGAACTTTTTAACAATCAATGATGAAATTTAaatggaaaaaagaaaaatacatattGTTGACCTTTATTGTCCtcaaatgattttgaaataaaactgattttcaaaatttgtgaaatttcaacAAGAATATGACATTAAAATGATATGGATGTCTAATTAAAAATGATGGAATTTGTTCATCCTTTGTCAAATATAGTTTTTATTGatgtatgttcaaaaatataataaaaatgaaaggTCACattgcattttctcaagctacaggttgtgacaaaatgacatattttgtatggattatacaggaaaaaacatcattatgtgattaaaaactaaacaaaatgatagaattgtaaaataaaatacgagaagatagTTACATGTATCAGTAAATGCtttcataatttaaaagaaaagatagggtcaccaaACGTTTTTTCTGGCTAGAATACAAAATtgcaaaattccatgtagattccttcagaaaatgcacttttttagtgTTAACTCccttttaaatgtcaatttcaaaaaaataaaaaatcaagtaaaaataatcaatacatttaccaatacttatatttaaaagttataatcatttatatttgttcttttaaatgaaaattcacgtAATAGTAAtatgcattcctgcatcaaattttgctaacttaattgaaaatttggaccttaggttctctgttttttacaatccaagatggcgaaagacacccataccaccttaagtgtaATTTCTGAATAATGGAACATCATACAAAATATGTCATTGAATGAAAAGTTTATTGTTTGCTAGCATATCTGTTGTTAAATAATTGATAGTAGAAAATACAATGTTTTACTCACAATTGGCAGcaattattctttcattttctaGATATATGAATGATGAACTCAAATTTTAAAgtgcagaatattttttttact from Mytilus galloprovincialis chromosome 5, xbMytGall1.hap1.1, whole genome shotgun sequence includes these protein-coding regions:
- the LOC143075348 gene encoding uncharacterized protein LOC143075348 yields the protein MTESCIFDVVRGLALLVGLAAGSKSKISDLVFTTWIALGMFIFPDYVVGYQVSGKTDGLMIFFVRCTGASQLAMTMFMYLTRDTRDETVKGAILWSRTLGTAPMLMIMIYGQVYKNKIFGHGNLWFFLPFFISIWIYNVYQMHTPPPAVGRREQKGFVSILLRVYFLVLFVEGLQGLAFPNSVMFFMNTTPQFIHQHFVRVLCASDFSAIFLIWYAPSFLRDDDRKALFISHLAAAGLGILSLLAACFVDHAIEVSQMYWIHLFMTPVLIPAIGLGLILQNERSKNAVFTTPSHYYMRSSQVKKE